A single genomic interval of Helianthus annuus cultivar XRQ/B chromosome 6, HanXRQr2.0-SUNRISE, whole genome shotgun sequence harbors:
- the LOC110891781 gene encoding protein LURP-one-related 15, producing the protein MSSPYSMASPCYSSDDDGRGTPDRVFKEPEYPVVIVDQKYCSTYPVQLVFEKNHDSEDKFKISDDDGNVIFKAKKKKNGFREMVDESDTTIISFTTKHISVHRRRQAYKGDHHEHHRLFTVKKTRGHKSFRFDVYMASNMTESTFNYRVYDNYKDGTSIIFAQDKVTVLAQLHTQVTRQKTEKPEDKFSVSVSPNVDKAFVSALLIIREEVKRSRRKGYES; encoded by the exons ATGTCGAGCCCCTACTCGATGGCTAGTCCATGTTATTCGTCGGATGATGATGGGAGAGGAACCCCGGATCGTGTGTTTAAGGAGCCTGAATATCCTGTTGTAATTGTGGACCAAAAATATTGTTCTACTTACCCAGTGCAGTTAGTATTTGAAAAGAACCATGACTCGGAAGACAAGTTCAAGATCAGCGACGATGATGGAAATGTTATATTTAAagccaagaagaagaagaatggtTTTCGCGAAATGGTAGATGAGTCGGACACAACGATCATCTCGTTCACCACAAAG CACATCAGTGTGCATAGAAGACGCCAAGCTTACAAAGGAGACCACCATGAGCACCACAGGCTCTTCACCGTAAAGAAGACAAGAGGTCACAAGTCGTTTCGATTCGATGTTTACATGGCTTCCAATATGACCGAAAGCACTTTCAATTACCGAGTTTATGACAATTATAAAGATGGAACATCGATAATATTCGCTCAAGATAAAGTTACAGTTCTTGCCCAG TTGCATACTCAAGTTACTCGTCAGAAGACAGAGAAACCTGAAGATAAATTTTCGGTGTCTGTATCTCCAAACGTCGATAAAGCTTTTGTTTCGGCACTTCTTATTATTCGAGAAGAGGTTAAGAGGTCAAGGCGTAAAGGCTATGAAAGCTGA